In Lolium perenne isolate Kyuss_39 chromosome 5, Kyuss_2.0, whole genome shotgun sequence, the sequence ACTAATGTCTCCTTTTAATTCACGTTTCTTCGTCCTCTAAATCCATTTAAGTTCTTCATCTCTGATTAGCAATCTCAGTTGATGCTGCAGCTGGATTTGAGTTACTCTATTTTGAGCAGTCAACCCATCCAGCTCATCATCTGTTTGAGTTGACTAAGATTTTTTTAACAATCAACCTACAAAAGTTTAACTGAAATTTAGTCTTGCATGTATTCCAAATCATAATTATTGATCGCATGTCCATTGATACTACTTCGATGTGTTACCTGTATTACACTGAAAGTATGCAAAGTGTTTATAATACTCCCTCCATAGGGTTTTTTGGGCTCTTAGTGAAATTAAGAAaatacataataattaatagccATTGTGCCTCTTGAAATTTCTCCCACCAATGTATCTTCGCCACCTAAAACTAAAACTAAATTGCCCCATGCATAACTAACGAGAAATAAGGGATTTTAACTTAGGATATCATTTTTCTCTACCAGCGGTTGCCTTGATTCTGAGACAACTCATTAGGAACACCCAATAAACCGGTTTAGAAAAAAACTTGTTTTGCTCAAGCGACCAAACATAATGGCAATGGAAAGCCAGCTCCCCGGCCCGGCCACACGACCGGAAATTTCTATGTTGCAACCTTAAGGCATCTCTAACGGGGTGACGCATTTCGAACGTCCAAATTTTTCGCGAGTGTCTGTTTGCGTCGCCTGGCGGACACGAAAATAACCTTGAGACGCAAATTATCTGTTTGCGTCGGGAGCACcccagcggtccgacgcatttGGAGACCCCAATGTTTTGTTTTCAgaacttcttcttctttttcttctttcaaGAACCCAACCAGATGCATGGCACCTgcccatgaatctttgaaacagCATGGAGAACAAACGTGAAAACAAGTTGTAGTGATCATACCATGCTTTCTCGAATCGAACAAGTTCAAATATATTTAACATACAAACTAAAAAAACAAACGCGAAAACAAACACATTTTAAACTAATTCTTGGCCTTCTTATAAGAaggccccgcctcgtcgtcctcacggACGCGCCTCCTGCTTGTCACCTCCTCCTCCGAAGAGGTACTGCCGGTCGACGCGTCCGACGAGCTTGAATTCTAGTCCGACGACTGGTCATTGGGTCTTCCTCGTCGTCGGTGAATGGACGACGAGCCTCCGCCTGCGCCCGCGCCCTCGCCCGGGCCCTTGCCTCCTTCCTTGCCGCCGCCGCGTCGTCTGCCGCCTCCAGCGCCTCCAGCCGTGCCCACTTtgcgtcggagtcctcctcctcctcctggccgtCGAGGCCAACGGCGCCCCCTCCTCCTCGCCCTCCGCCGGTGGGGAGCTAGGGTTGCTCGACATCGCGGCCCTATCCCACCAATGCCACCATCCCGACGGCTTCCCCGCGCTGTCGGTGTCCAATGACAATGACATGTTGCTCATGGTGGctagccggtgttggagaagaagaataATGGCAGCCGGTTGGACGTGAATTACAACAGGCACATGGGTTATATTTAGCGGGGATTAATGGCGGCGCGTATAACAAAGAGGCATGCGGTTGCTCTTCCACGGCGGTTCGGCGCTCTATTCAGGCGGTTGGCAGGTTGATCGGCGCGGTTGCCACTCCGGCGGTTGACCTCCCTGACAGTTGCTCAACTTTAATTCGCGCCGATCgagccagggtcgctgccagACGGGCCTATgggggaagcgagcggacgctcGGCACGACCGCGTATcgtccacggagacgcaaacaTGCCGCATATTTGCATcgcgtttgcgtctctgcggacgccccGGACACGATGCGTCGCCCCACTGGAGCTGGGTGCAGGCACATTTCTGGTCCACGCGATGCAAACGGGAAACAACTTATGCGTATATGGGTGTAAACATTGGAAAGATATTTTATCTTCGTTAGAGAATGTTTTATTACACAAAAAGTTTAAACATTACATTCGACCTCTGCTTAACTAGGAGATTAATACAATATTCGATCCATAGTTCAATTTGTCTCTTAATTCTACCATCCTACTTTCAAGAATTTTAATCTCGAGTCATGGATTTCTACTGAATCTGTCTCCTTTTGAGGACTTTGTCTAAGAGATGTTAAACTTTTCCTAACAGTTTGCTCTGGGTGAAAGCTCCAGATCTGCTCGGATCCGGCGGCAACAACACCAGTGGGCGCCGATTCCTTCCTGAAGACActatcttggagaccatggtttgTCTCTCCGTTGACTGTGGTGTTGGCGTTAGCAGTGAAGCTTTCGGGAAGCGAATTCTGTGACGGTGGTGtacgagtcttggtgtgatgcAGCGTATGTTGGTGACCGGCTCAGGCTCAAGGGAGAGCTCTGGCCCGAAGACAACATCTCTTGTTAGTCCAGGgacatgggttccctctgaagacAAAAATCGAAGGCGGGACGACAATGCTCTACCGTCCATCGGGTAGTTATCCTTCGAAGTTTCTAGCTCTCTATTTGGCACTCCACATTGACGCGGTTTACTTCCGATGCCTAGTTTACTTTCTAGTTCTATCTTTGGGGCGTGTGTTGGGTGTTGTTCTAACCTCGATGAGCACTCTTGTATCCTCCTCCAATGTGGTGTTATTAATTTAACGTCGGGCCTCGACGCAATGTTTAAAAAAAGTTTAAAAATCCGTTCCATTAATATACATTTTTTTTAATTTCTAAACCTCCACACCTAAGCCACCCTGATCCTTGGGCCCACAAATGATGTTTCACCGAGAAAGTCTACACTTTTTCTTATGTCCAGTGGAGGAAAGAGAACTCCACACCTAAACCACCCTGGTCCTTTGAGAGAAAAAATGTTAATGTGAAAAAGTCTAATATTTTTCTTACCTCTATAGGATATCAAAGAACGAAAACAACATAACCTTATTAATACCAAGTTTATGAGAATAAACTATGTGAATAATAAGCTTTTGAGGACTAGTGCTGGTGATTTGAGGATTCACGTCGATGATGTACTTGCTTGGTGTTTTGGGCTTCATAGCATCGGCATGCGAGTGGGAGCGTCAACACAGGAGAAGTTCAATGTCTACCttccagggtgaaaatccaagatctaatcttagCTGATTGTGTCCGGTAATAACCTTGTTGAAAACATTCAAGTGTTGTCCTGGTGGTGTTTCTGCCACTCCTATAAAGACTGAAACACTATAGCGAGacttttccttttttttaaacTTCTTTTTCCGGCTGTGTGCATCCATACTACCATTAGGGCATGACGTTGTTGCAAAGATtgaatgtaattggtatcttcgtaATATTAATATATTCATTTAATCAACAAATGAGAATAAACCAAGTGAATAAGCTTTTACGGGGAATGAAGTCCTTGGCCTACTGAAACGGTTCGCCCTCCTCACGTCGCCCCCTCCTGGCGATCGAGGAGGAGAAACCCTAGCCCCGCGCTGCCGCCGCTCCCCTCCCGTCTCCCCCTCCTCGTCGCCCCCAGAGACGCTGCCGAGCTTCTCTCGCGTCGCTGGTGAAGGGGGCGGTGGGGATCTGAGCTCTCTCCCCCACGCGGTGTGTAGGTGGAGGATCTCCGCGCCGAGATCGTCTTGACCGAGGCGGAGGCGCTGTGGATTCCTCTTGCTCCGACGGCTAGCGGCCTCAGGTAAGAGAGGCTTCTGCGGGTTTCTTCCCCGATGCGGGCTCGAGAAGCTAGGGAAGCGACCTTGGGCTGGTGGGCGGCGCCGACTCTCCGGCGGGGTGGCGCTCGTGTGGTTGCTGGCCGCCGTTCTTGGCTGCGTGGGCAACAGCTCGGTGGCAGGTGCTGGTCTGGCGTGCTGATCTCTTCGGCGTCGCGCTCGCCATATCTGAAGGTCATCCTTCTGCTGCCAGATCCATGGTCGCGCATGGTCGCCGAAGCTCGGCTGGGTGCGTCATGGGGCTGGGGCCTCCGGGAGAAATCCCTGGCCAGTGGCCACGACGGTGGTGACGCCCGCGGGCATCACTCCCTCGCTGGAGGCGCCGTCGAGGTTGTTCCCCTTCCTCCTATCAATCCCTTCTGCCCGGGTGAAAACCCCATTCCCCTCAGAATGGGCGGCGTCTACGCCTCTGGCGTGGTGTCCTTCTTGAAGGCGCCATTTTGGGTAAAGGGGGCAGTGTTGTGTTGGTCCATCTCAGTTGGAGGCAGTGGCGTGTTTCATCTGCAGCGTTCTTCTTCAGTTCTCCGGCGAGGGCGCCTTTCCTTTGAGCAGCTGTTCCTTCGTGGCACCGTCAGCTTGCGTCAGGCCGGGCGAGTTCTCATGTCCGGCGGTCGAGTTGGTCTCgtggtgttcttggctgttcttggtggcCAACCCTGGCCTCTACTCTTTGGTCTCACTGTCCCTGACATCCGTTCGAGCTCTAGGGTGAGCGACTCCGGCCAACGCTACGGCGCCCTTCGATTGAGGGCGAGGGAGCAAGGGCTTCCTTCGGGTTCGGAGACGGACCATGGGCTTTGGCCATTTGATGTACGTGCATGAAGGATTTCTCCTCGACGACGATCCCCTTCCGAGTGTCAACGGTTGCCGCTTCAAGTGTAGGGCTTTGCCTTGGTGGCTGAGGACTCCGACGATCAAGCTATGTGTTGTGTTTTCGgtgtgtgcttgtgtgtgttggtgtCTTGTAAGCTGTTCTCTCAGCATCCTGTAAAACTGTGTCGttcgtggctttattaatttaaagctaggCTAAGGCCTTacgtttttttttttaaataagcTTTTGCGGAGCTATGCTGATTTTTTGAGTCGTTAGAAACGATATAGATAATTGCACACCAAGTCTATTATCCACTTTATCCATGTCAAGTTGATCAATAGGACGCTAGTCTGGTTGCCATTTCTCTTTGACCTGCGTGATACAAAAAAATATAGAAGTCATTGTTTGATAGTGATACCACATCTTTCCCATCGATAGCTTGATAGTGGGGTTTCGCAACGCGCTTAATCTAGATTGTATTAAATACAGTCTTTTGATTGGGAAGTGCATGGTGAAATGGAAAACTCAAATGTTTTGCGCAATTTGGCTGACCTGCTCTCAGCTCTCGGTGGTCATCATCTGGGGTGGGGAGAATGAGCATCCACATAATTATAATCAGCAAAGTGGCAAATGGATGTTAATCAAAACTTTCGTGTCAAGTTCTTAGACTCCCATCCCATGTCAGTATGTCACCAACGCGTGGAAAGCGATCCAACAGGAGGGAGAAGGAGTCAGCTGGAGCTGAGGACGACAAAGAAACAGAGAAACGCGGTCGAGCCAGTACAACAATCACTAAACTGACCGAGCACTGTAAACCCTCTTCTTGGCTGAGGAGGTTGATATACGGGGTGGAGCCGGCCGTGAGGGAGCATCATAAGCCCACGCACGCCATGTCCACCTCCGCCGTGTCCTCGGTCGAGACCCTGAGCTTCTACTGCCACACCTGCAGCGCGAGGTTCTCGCTCCATGCCCCGTCCTCCCCGTTCTACCTACCGCTCTGCCCCTCTTGCCGCGGGGACTACCTCGACGACTCCCCCACGCCGCCCCAGCCGGTCTTGCCGCCTCCACCGCATCCACGCGCAGTAACCTGGCCGTCGGCTACCTCTTCCACGCCGTCGCTGCCTCCGCCGATcgcttcttcgtcgtcgtcgccTTCTTCCACGGCGTTGACCTCGCGTTCGTCGCTCGTCCACAACCGCGGAGACCATGATCTGCTTCCTCCTCCGCTTCCACCTTGGCTGCTGCAGCCGTCCGCGTCTCACGATACATGGAGTCACAGCTTGAGTCCCTCTGACTGCCAACCAaggtcgccgccgccggccgctccGCGAGTCACCTTGTCGCCGTCTTCTTCTTCCACGTCCACACAGCCGCTGACTCTGGGGTCCTCCACAAGGCCACCACCGCCGTGGAGCAACGACGCATGGGAGTACTTCTTCGCTGCCTCTGACCTAGTCGTTGCCACGGGCAAGGAGGGGCCGCCGTTGAACATGTCCCTTCGCCAGGCATGTCGCCAATTCCGAGTTCTCTGCCCCCAAGAAGAGCAACGCCGCCGGTCTTCCCCTGCCCTCTCTCCCATATTGTCAGCatgctcctccgcctcctcctccgccttctCCTCCGCCTGCGCATCCCCTCTTTTGGCGTCACCGCCGCTCTACCGGCAGCACCAAGGGGAACTGCAACTTGAGCCGTTTCCTCCGGCCTTGTCCCCGTCCACAACCGTGGAGACCATGCCGACctctcctccgcctccgccttggGATTCCCCGCTCCACGGTGCATGGGACGATGACTACAACTTCAGTCTGTCGGGCTCCGATTACGAGAGCCCGCCCCGACCGCCGCCGCTGCCCCCGTGGCCGCCTATTTCCGCCTACGAAGCCACGTTCGAGTCGTCGCTCCAACGTCAGGGGTTGCCGCCTATTTCCGCCAATGAAGACACGTTCGAGACGTCGCTCCAAAGCCACGGGTGGCCAGCGGCACCGTCTTCTGTTTCTGCCTACGATGCGACGTTCCACACGCCGCTCCAACGGGGCGGGTCACAACCGGCGCCGGCGGAGTCCATCGCCGCCCTGCCCACCGTCATCGTCAACGACACCGAGCTGGTCTGCCCCATCTGCACCGACCCCCTCCTGGCCTCGGCGCCGGCACGCCGGCTCCCCTGCGGCCACCTGTACCACTCCGACTGCATCGTCACGTGGCTGTCGCTGCGAAACTCATGCCCAGTGTGCCGCGGCAGCATCCCGTTGTTCGACTTCACCGACGCAGATATTGTGTCGTCGTCGTCGCCTTCCTTCCACCCGACGTCGTCCAGTAGGAGACGATCTCTACAAGGGACGAGCCGGATAAGAAGGATCTGCAGCAGGTTGCTCAGACGCATGGAAATTAGCCGTGGTCGCCGCACAGATAGCATCGGCAATGTGCATGTCTGATGGATGGCATTGTTCTGCAATCATACCATCGTCTGTGTCTCGTCACATTGCACAATATCAGTCTTCTCAAGTTCTCATGTGTATTCGAGAACATGATTATTGAGTGTGTCCATTGATACCTGAATATGGTAACTGTAATTACAATGAAAGTATGTCACGTAGTGTGTTTATAAACTAGataataccccgcgcgttgctacgGAAATTGATGCAAATAAATTAAAAACATCTTGAATGAACTATTTGGTTAAAATTATAGTCTTTGGAAAAGACAGTGAGCATTGTGTCAAATACAATTCTACTCTTTCTAATAGACTACTATGCTAATTAGAAAGTGTGCTAGATATACTATCCAAACTATACAAATTAACTATGGGATTACTCAGCCAGTGGGAGCAATTTGCATCATTACTATTGTAAAGTAATACATACAAATTACTGatctgatttgttcttatacggtACAAATCTCCATGCAAATTAATGGTATATTCAACAACCTTCTTTTTTGGCGGGGTTAATCCAACAATCTGTTCAACAAAGGCAAGACCAACATAATGTAGTTTACCTTCCAAAAATACATATGACACCTGAGAGCAAAGTAATATATTTGAAACATTATGAGATATACAAAAGGCATTTCATGTATTAAATGCAACCAATTCATGCATATAACAGAAATTTTTTCCTCTCCCGGAATAAGGCAGAATCACACATATTCAGatcactaagagcatctccagtcgcgtcccccaaaccgtcccccaaagcgatttggggcgcgccggacaaaaaaacgttcccagccgcgcgccccaaaggccttttttgtccggcgcggcccgatacggtgtccggcgtcccgagtccgtccccgtcccacaggggacgcaccgggcacgccggacacaacgaaatgagaggcgaggaggcgcgggcccgacccgtcagcggctcggacgctcaaccgccacatacgtagcgacggtgcagttgccaggaagcagaaccgtcgcattggcaaccgcgtcgacgGCGCGCCAAccccgccggaatggagcgccgactcctcggaagagcaaccgctgctctcttcgacttctgcgccgccgttcatccgcgctcaataagacccgtacgtaCGCCGTACGTACGCCACCATTCATCCAAGCCtccatccgacacctccagcgacgatgagctacatctcccagctcccgtccgacacctccagcgagggaaagcctgctggctggcgccattggtgggagagAGCCAGGACGCCGAGCAGCGGCGACGATTCCCCGCCGCCAGTTGACAGCGAGGAGGAATGGCTGGGCTGCAGGGAGGAGGACGCGGAGGAAGAAGAGagcgaggacgcggcggcggcggtggcccgtgCGAAGGCGAAGGCGGCCAAGGCCAAGGTGGCCAAGGCCAAggcggccaaggccaaggccgccaaggccgccaaggccgccaaggccaaggccaaggccaaggccaaggaGCAGGCAAAGGCAAAGGCAAAGGCGCAGCCGACGTTCAccgccgacgacgaggaggactccgacgcgtcgggcgccgacaccgcctcttcggaagaggtggcgagcaggaagcgccaccgcgatgacgacgacgaggcggggccatcagcaaagaagaagaagtagatagTTTATATGTATTTAATTATATTTTTCCGAAGTTTTATATATAATTTGTTTATGTTCaaccgatttgaatattagtaaATAGTTTTTTTCTAGCCAAAATAAGtacttttaatgtttgggggcggcgtttgggggacgcggctggggagcgacgtcccccaaacgcggcacgaacaaaacacgtcccccaaacgctcgatccggcgcagtttgggggacggtttgggggacgcgactggagatgctctaacatggATATATAGTACACACATATGGCAGTAGGAAAAAACATCTTTTGCCAAAATCAATGCTGTTGTTTCTGTGAATATTGTTAATTGCCTGATTTCCAAAATGCAGACCGGGGGCACAACCTTTTTTTTCTGATTAAGAAACTTGACATCGTTACATGTAAGATAGTCAATAAGAACTTGGTGTGGACGTAGAAGCCAGATTTCAACAAAGCTGAGGATTGCTGTAAGGGGACAACAAAGAAGCTAATG encodes:
- the LOC127301769 gene encoding uncharacterized protein, producing the protein MSTSAVSSVETLSFYCHTCSARFSLHAPSSPFYLPLCPSCRGDYLDDSPTPPQPVLPPPPHPRAVTWPSATSSTPSLPPPIASSSSSPSSTALTSRSSLVHNRGDHDLLPPPLPPWLLQPSASHDTWSHSLSPSDCQPRSPPPAAPRVTLSPSSSSTSTQPLTLGSSTRPPPPWSNDAWEYFFAASDLVVATGKEGPPLNMSLRQACRQFRVLCPQEEQRRRSSPALSPILSACSSASSSAFSSACASPLLASPPLYRQHQGELQLEPFPPALSPSTTVETMPTSPPPPPWDSPLHGAWDDDYNFSLSGSDYESPPRPPPLPPWPPISAYEATFESSLQRQGLPPISANEDTFETSLQSHGWPAAPSSVSAYDATFHTPLQRGGSQPAPAESIAALPTVIVNDTELVCPICTDPLLASAPARRLPCGHLYHSDCIVTWLSLRNSCPVCRGSIPLFDFTDADIVSSSSPSFHPTSSSRRRSLQGTSRIRRICSRLLRRMEISRGRRTDSIGNVHV